From a region of the Vanrija pseudolonga chromosome 2, complete sequence genome:
- the mhpD2 gene encoding 2-keto-4-pentenoate hydratase 2, whose protein sequence is MSTAAAAVAAAADRLIVAAATRIPCGPIRDLIGSTDQASAYAVQQAITAHRLAQPNPPRRTGRKIGLTSKRVQAQIGVDQPDFGVLFSDAHYTRQVPAATLLHPKVEAEVAFVLSRDLDGEVTPTTVREAVDYAVAAIEVVDSRIANWDITFADTVADNASFGAYLLGEDRKTLAGGFSPVDVAMKMWVDGKLVSEGKGADCLDDPINAVVWLANKSKELGEPLRKGEVVLSGALGPMAAVKAGSKVEVEITGLGNVSAEFV, encoded by the coding sequence ATgtcaacagcagcagcagcagtcgccgccgccgccgaccgcctcatcgtcgcggcggccacgcGCATCCCTTGCGGGCCCATCCGTGACCTCATCGGCTCGACCGACCAGGCGTCCGCATACGCCGTACAGCAAGCCATCACGGCGCACCGGCTGGCACAGCCCAACCCGCCGCGCAGGACGGGGCGCAAGATTGGGCTGACGTCCAAGCGGGTGCAGGCGCAGATTGGCGTCGACCAGCCCGATTTTGGCGTCCTCTTCTCGGACGCGCACTATACCCGCCAggtgcccgccgcgacgctcCTCCAccccaaggtcgaggccgaggtggcgttTGTGCTctcgcgcgacctcgacggcgaggtcacCCCCACTACGGTacgcgaggccgtcgactacgccgtcgcggcgatCGAGGTCGTCGATTCGCGTATCGCAAACTGGGACATCACATTCGCGGACACGGTGGCCGACAATGCCAGCTTTGGCGCgtacctcctcggcgaggaccgCAAGACGCTAGCGGGTGGCTTCAGCcctgtcgacgtcgccatGAAGATGTgggtcgacggcaagctcgtgTCAGAGGGCAAGGGCGCCGACTGCCTCGACGACCCGATCAACGCGGTGGTTTGGCTTGCCAACAAGTCCAAGGAGCTCGGTGAGCCCCTCCGTAAGGGCGAAGTCGTGCTCAGCGGCGCGTTGGGCCCCATGGCCGCAGTCAAGGCTGGGtccaaggtcgaggttgagatTACCGGGCTGGGGAACGTGAGCGCAGAGTTTGTGTAG
- the priA_2 gene encoding Protein priA, with protein MVRLFSALTAGVALLAASSAVAVPDAEAALGSSDITIPSHVEARAANLQDRTFYNPVAPPFVGCQYLWDINGGYVFLKFFQTAASCTAECGARGYGAAHFCSLLGACKCSAGGNTGNVYASGFPQSCPLLSYTSYATRTPFVWRGCPWSIGWNPLDPRGPGNEPATASDTPGGAACLQRCAGFRFAVTLPGRLGIPYIGFKPPLRCVCINYPPVLAGNRCATNSFFFYEGPGGGPIPSGNGRRRAEEKRLAEQIALIDAHPHCPVGKDACNVSENPEDGYECINTDTELESCGGCKYGYYSNVAANSTYTFSQVAPGVNCAQLPNVARGAATCQDGTCKVTACKKGFQLLHGNCV; from the exons ATGGTCCGCCTCTTCTCCGCCCTCACCGCCGGCgttgccctcctcgcggcctcgtccgccgtcgccgtgcccgACGCTGAGGCCGCCCTCGGCTCGTCCGACATCACCATCCCCTCGCACGTCGAGGCCCGCGCGGCCAACCTCCAGGACCGTACCTTCTACAACCCGGTCGCTCCTCCCTTCGTCGGCTGCCAGTACCTTTGGGACATTAACGGCGGCTACGTCTTCCTCAAGTTCTTCCAGACTGCCGCCAGCTGTACTGCCGAGTGTGGCGCCCGTGGCTACGGTGCCGCCCACTTCTGCTCCCTCCTCGGTGCATGCAAGTGCTCGGCCGGCGGTAACACCGGCAACGTGTACGCTTCTGGTTTCCCCCAGAGCTGCCCCCTGCTCTCGTACACC TCGTACGCTACCCGCACTCCCTTCGTCTGGCGCGGCTGCCCCTGGTCGATCGGATGGAACCCTCTCGACCCCCGTGGCCCCGGAAACGAGCCCGCCACTGCCAGCGACACCCCCGGTGGTGCCGCCTGTCTCCAGCGCTGCGCTGGCTTCCGCTTCGCCGTCACTCTTCCTGGCCGTCTTGGTATCCCCTACATTGGCTTCAAGCCTCCTCTCCGCTGCGTCTGCATCAACTACCCCCCTGTCCTCGCCGGTAACCGTTGTGCCACCAACTCGTTCTTCTTCTACGAGGGCCCTGGCGGTGGACCCATCCCCTCCGGCaacggccgtcgccgcgccgaggagaagcgcctcgccgagcagatTGCCCTCATCgacgcccacccccactgCCCTGTCGGCAAGGACGCTTGCAACGTGTCCGAGAACCCGGAGGACGGCTACGAGTGCATCAACACCGACACTGAGCTCGAGTCGTGCGGTGGATGCAAGTACGGCTACTACTCTAACGTCGCCGCCAACTCGACCTACACCTTCTCCCAGGTCGCTCCTGGTGTCAACTGCGCCCAGCTTCCCAACGTTGCTCGCGGTGCCGCCACCTGCCAGGATGGTACTTGCAAGGTCACGGCCTGCAAGAAGGGCTTCCAGCTCCTCCACGGCAACTGTGTCTAA
- the pyrD gene encoding Putative dihydroorotate dehydrogenase A (fumarate), which produces MPPRLALDPPLLNAACPWATDLSYLRALYASPSTGAITTRTSLVDGYPHDDAVNTFVFFDPAHPSSVTGVFPQSFPASADSNSASLNSFGLSPIKLAEYLSFAATLADEALAAGRKPKPIVISVTGSTPQDTGAAIRAVLAAAPRIKAPLAIEVNLSCPNVPGHPPPAYDATGLADYLAAFPSNPPLPVGLKTPPYTHADQFAMLVAAVAANRDKVSFLTSTNTLGNCLVLQGEAPALPELGFGGMAGPAIHPLSLGNVATLRRLLDASGLADVDLVGVGGVADAAGYARMRAAGARFVGVATALGRHGPAVFDAILAPRARL; this is translated from the coding sequence ATGCccccccgcctcgcgctcgacccgccGCTGCTCAACGCCGCCTGCCCATGGGCCACGGACCTGAGCTACCTGCGGGCACTCTACGCCTCCCCCTCGACCGGCGCGATAACCACGCGCACTAGTCTGGTCGACGGGTATccgcacgacgacgcggtcaaCACGTTTGTCTTCTTCGACCCGGCGCACCCTTCCTCCGTCACCGGCGTCTTCCCTCAGTCCTTCCCTGCTAGTGCCGACTCGAACTCTGCCTCGCTCAACTCGTTCGGTCTGTCCCCGATCAAGCTGGCAGAGTATCTCTCCTTCGCggcgacgctcgccgacgaaGCGCTTGCCGCAGGCcgcaagcccaagcccatCGTGATCAGCGTCACTGGCTCCACGCCGCAGGACACGGGCGCGGCCATCCGCgcggtcctcgccgccgcgccgcgcatcAAGGCGCCCTTGGCTATCGAGGTCAACCTGTCCTGCCCCAACGTGCccggccacccaccaccagcgTACGACGCTACCGGACTCGCAGACTATCTCGCTGCGTTCCCTTCGAACCCGCCACTACCCGTGGGGCTCAAGACGCCGCCATACACCCACGCGGACCAGTTCGCCATgctcgtggccgccgtcgcggcgaaCCGCGACAAGGTGTCCTTCCTCACGAGCACCAACACGCTCGGCAACTGTCTCGTCCTGCAAGGCGAAGCCCCGGCCCTCCCAGAGCTCGGGTTCGGCGGCATGGCCGGCCCTGCCATCCACCCGCTGTCACTAGGCAACGTCGCGACCCTGCGCcggctgctcgacgcgtccgGCCTGGCagacgtcgacctcgtcggcgtcggcggcgtggctgaTGCTGCTGGCTACGCGCGCATGCGGGCCGCTGGCGCGCGgtttgtcggcgtcgctACTGCGCTCGGGAGGCACGGACCGGCGGTGTTTGATGCgatcctcgcgccgcgcgcgaggttgTAG
- the andK gene encoding Cytochrome P450 monooxygenase andK produces the protein MAPIEWLSAYDDKHEYRDKQVPETKSVPFTPLPPAPSKDAKCNVYMVKNSDLTMALSVFVRTSDTKAPITLPVYTFVIEHSSGRRVAFDLGVKHKAEDFSPFTQMIIKDMPITWPRGTVPEIFESHGVSADSVEAVVLSHTHFDHIGDIGQFPTKTKLIVGPGTAKASLPGYPTFKDSSVLDSDLPFGSDREVEELNDKSPWVQIGSYRGIDYFGDGSFYILDAYGHMVGHVAALVRTTTDPDTYVILAGDSAHVRGLYSCCPGCAHPPFRAGLYPAADGLSPSERARGGLLAIHFDLPAAYANMARMGRMEEEDNVTVVLAHDLEWEKILNAEQGKDWEWVDITNWKKEGKKEAVRKEWVFTPQTVADSTDT, from the exons ATGGCGCCCATCGAATGGCTGTCGGCCTACGATGACAAGCACGAGTACCGCGACAAGCAGGTGCCCGAGACCAAGTCGGTCCCCTTCACCCCcctgccgccagcgccgtccaAGGATGCAAAGTGCAACGTGTACATGGTCAAGAACTCGGACCTCACCATGGCGCTGAGCGTCTTCGTGCGCACCAGCGACACCAAGGCGCCCATCACGCTCCCGGTGTACACGTTTGTCATTGAG CACTCGTcgggccgccgcgtcgcgttcgacctcggcgtcaagcaCAAGGCCGAAGACTTCTCGCCCTTCACCCAGATGATCATCAAGGACATGCCCATCACGTGGCCACGCGGCACTGTGCCCGAGATCTTCGAGTCGCacggcgtgtcggccgacagcgtcgaggccgtcgtgcTCTCGCACACGCACTTTGACCACATTGGCGACATCGGCCAGTTCCCCACCAAGACCAAGCTCATCGTCGGCCCCGGCACCGCCAAGGCCTCGCTGCCCGGCTACCCGACCTTCAAGGACTCGAGcgtgctcgactcggacCTGCCGTTCGGCAGCgaccgcgaggtcgaggagctcaacgACAAGTCGCCCTGGGTCCAGATCGGGAGCTACCGCGGCATCGACTACTTTGGCGACGGGTCCTTCTACATTCTGGACGCGTACGGCCACATGGTCGgccacgtcgccgcgcttgtcCGCACCACGACTGACCCGGACACGTACGTTATTCTTGCTGGCGACTCGGCGCACGTCCGCGGCCTCTACTCGTGCTGCCCGGGCTGCGCCCACCCGCCCTTCCGTGCCGGCCTCTACCCGGCCGCAGACGGCCTCTCGCCctcggagcgcgcgcgcggcggcctcctcgcgaTCCACTTTGACCTGCCGGCCGCGTACGCCAACATGGCGCGCATGGGCaggatggaggaggaggacaacgtgactgtcgtcctcgcgcacgACTTGGAGTGGGAGAAGATCTTGAAcgccgagcagggcaaggACTGGGAGTGGGTCGATATCACCAACTGgaagaaggagggcaagAAAGAGGCTGTCAGGAAGGAGTGGGTCTTTACCCCGCAGACAGTCGCCGACTCCACCGACACCTAA